The following proteins are co-located in the Solea solea chromosome 21, fSolSol10.1, whole genome shotgun sequence genome:
- the LOC131448495 gene encoding integrin beta-3-like isoform X1: MGALRLLWVCVLIFTGITHICASNVCTSRGASTCKQCLAVHPSCAWCFQEDFGQGVARSSRCDLKSNLVAAGCAPSAMESPTSRMQVLEDRPLSNKAAGATQDVTQIKPQKLHITLRPDDAKRFTVKVRQVEDYPVDLYYLMDLSYSMNDDLFRLRTLGKGLAEAMNRTTSNLRMGFGAFVDKPLSPYMYISPKEAVKNPCYSINTTCLPQFGYKHVLSLTEEVSRFTEEVKKQMVSRNRDAPEGGFDAIIQAAVCKEQIGWRPGASHLLIFTSDAKTHMALDGRLAGIVQPNDGKCHLGPDNIYSMSTTMDYPSLALITEKMSENNINLIFAVTNPVVPLYQNYSELIPGTTVGTLSNDSGNVIQLILKAYAKIRSKVELELQDVPEELSLSFNATCLNGELIPGLRSCSGLKIGDTVSFSVEARARGCPKQKKKTFIIKPVGFKDSLSITVTFECDCKCQAKAQPNSDKCYHGNGTFECGICLCHPDRLGPHCECAEDDYSPTEQDRCSGPAGAGGPHSAVCSGRGDCVCGQCVCHSSDFGKVWGKLCECDDFNCLRFKGELCSGHGVCNCGFCQCAPDWQGENCNCSRRTDTCMSTLGLLCSGRGQCVCGACECTQPGAYGVTCDKCPTCPDACTMKKECVECKHFKRGKLFDDNTCSRICKDEIVLVDEIVLHDTNAVNCTYKDEDDCVERFQYYEDSSGKSILFVIKEPDCPKGPDILVVLLSVAGAILFLGLAALLIWKLLVTIHDRREFARFEEERARAKWDTGHNPLYKGATSTFTNITYRGKD; this comes from the exons ATGGGTGCTCTCCGCCTGTTATGGGTGTGTGTTCTCATATTTACTGgaataacacacatttgtg CCTCAAATGTCTGCACCTCCAGAGGAGCCAGCACTTGTAAACAGTGTCTGGCCGTGCACCCCAGCTGTGCATGGTGCTTCCAGGAG GACTTTGGCCAGGGAGTTGCCAGATCTTCCCGCTGTGACCTGAAGAGTAACCTGGTGGCAGCAGGCTGTGCACCTTCAGCGATGGAGTCTCCAACCAGCAGGATGCAGGTGCTCGAGGACCGGCCGCTCAGCAACAAGGCGGCGGGGGCCACACAAGATGTCACTCAGATCAAGCCCCAGAAACTCCACATCACCCTCAGGCCAG ACGACGCTAAGCGCTTCACAGTGAAGGTGCGTCAGGTGGAGGACTACCCCGTGGATCTCTACTACCTCATGGACCTCTCCTACTCCATGAACGACGACCTCTTCCGCCTGAGGACGCTGGGCAAAGGCCTGGCCGAGGCCATGAACCGCACCACCAGCAACCTGCGCATGGGCTTCGGGGCCTTTGTGGACAAGCCGCTCTCTCCTTACATGTACATCTCGCCCAAAGAGGCCGTGAAGAACCCCTGCTACAg CATCAACACCACCTGTCTGCCCCAGTTTGGTTATAAACACGTTCTGTCTCTGACGGAAGAAGTGAGTCGCTTcacagaggaggtgaagaagcaGATGGTCTCCAGGAACCGAGACGCCCCAGAGGGAGGCTTTGATGCCATCATCCAGGCTGCAGTGTGCAag GAGCAGATCGGCTGGCGTCCCGGTGCCTCCCATCTCCTGATCTTCACCTCGGACGCAAAGACTCACATGGCTCTGGATGGCCGTCTGGCAGGGATCGTGCAGCCCAACGACGGGAAGTGCCACCTCGGCCCTGACAATATTTACAGCATGTCTACCACCATG GATTACCCATCTCTCGCTCTGATCACAGAGAAGATGTCGGAGAACAACATCAACCTCATCTTTGCTGTCACCAATCCCGTGGTTCCTCTGTACCAG AACTACAGTGAGTTGATTCCTGGCACCACAGTAGGAACGCTCTCCAATGACTCGGGCAACGTCATTCAGCTCATACTGAAGGCGTACGCT AAAATCCGTTCCAAGGTGGAGCTGGAGCTCCAGGACGTCCCAGAGGAGCTGTCCCTGTCCTTTAACGCCACCTGTCTGAACGGAGAGCTCATCCCGGGTCTCAGGTCCTGCTCTGGGCTGAAAATAGGAGACACG GTGTCGTTCAGCGTGGAGGCCAGAGCGCGTGGTTGCcccaaacagaagaagaaaaccttCATCATTAAGCCTGTGGGCTTCAAGGACTCCCTCTCCATTACCGTCACCTTCGAGTGTGACTGCAAGTGCCAGGCCAAAGCTCAGCCCAACAGCGACAAGTGTTACCACGGAAACGGCACCTTTGAGTGCGGCATATGCCTGTGCCACCCGGACCGCCTGGGCCCACACTGTGAGTGTGCAGAGGACGACTACAGTCCCACGGAGCAGGACCGCTGCAGTGGACCAGCAGGTGCTGGAGGGCCTCACTCAGCCGTCTGCAGTGGTCGTGGAGACTGTGTGTGCGGTCAGTGCGTGTGCCACAGCAGCGACTTTGGGAAGGTGTGGGGCAAGTTGTGCGAGTGTGACGACTTCAACTGCCTGCGCTTCAAGGGGGAACTCTGCTCAG GTCACGGTGTCTGTAACTGTGGTTTTTGTCAGTGTGCGCCCGACTGGCAAGGGGAGAACTGTAACTGCTCCAGACGCACTGACACCTGCATGTCCACCCTGGGTCTGCTGTGCAGTGGGAGGGGCCAGTGTGTATGCGGGGCCTGTGAGTGCACCCAGCCCGGTGCGTACGGGGTCACGTGTGACAAGTGCCCCACCTGCCCCGACGCCTGCACCATGAAGAA GGAGTGTGTGGAGTGTAAACACTTCAAGAGGGGCAAGCTGTTTGACGACAACACCTGCTCTCGAATCTGCAAGGATGAGATTGTGCTTGTGGATGAAATAG TGCTTCATGATACAAATGCCGTGAACTGCACTTACAAAGACGAGGACGACTGCGTGGAGCGTTTCCAGTACTATGAAGACTCCAGTGGAAAGTCCATCTTGTTTGTCATCAAAGAGCCAG ACTGCCCCAAGGGTCCAGACATCTTGGTGGTGCTCCTGTCAGTGGCTGGAGCCATCTTGTTCCTCGGCCTGGCAGCTCTGCTTATCTGGAAACTGCTGGTCACCATCCATGACAGACGAGAGTTCGCCAGATTTGAGGAAGAACGTGCTCGTGCCAAATGGGACACG GGACACAATCCGCTGTACAAAGGAGCCACTTCTAccttcacaaacatcacatacagAGGAAAAGACTGA
- the LOC131448495 gene encoding integrin beta-3-like isoform X2 — protein sequence MGALRLLWVCVLIFTGITHICASNVCTSRGASTCKQCLAVHPSCAWCFQEDFGQGVARSSRCDLKSNLVAAGCAPSAMESPTSRMQVLEDRPLSNKAAGATQDVTQIKPQKLHITLRPDDAKRFTVKVRQVEDYPVDLYYLMDLSYSMNDDLFRLRTLGKGLAEAMNRTTSNLRMGFGAFVDKPLSPYMYISPKEAVKNPCYSINTTCLPQFGYKHVLSLTEEVSRFTEEVKKQMVSRNRDAPEGGFDAIIQAAVCKEQIGWRPGASHLLIFTSDAKTHMALDGRLAGIVQPNDGKCHLGPDNIYSMSTTMDYPSLALITEKMSENNINLIFAVTNPVVPLYQNYSELIPGTTVGTLSNDSGNVIQLILKAYAKIRSKVELELQDVPEELSLSFNATCLNGELIPGLRSCSGLKIGDTVSFSVEARARGCPKQKKKTFIIKPVGFKDSLSITVTFECDCKCQAKAQPNSDKCYHGNGTFECGICLCHPDRLGPHCECAEDDYSPTEQDRCSGPAGAGGPHSAVCSGRGDCVCGQCVCHSSDFGKVWGKLCECDDFNCLRFKGELCSGHGVCNCGFCQCAPDWQGENCNCSRRTDTCMSTLGLLCSGRGQCVCGACECTQPGAYGVTCDKCPTCPDACTMKKECVECKHFKRGKLFDDNTCSRICKDEIVLVDEIVLHDTNAVNCTYKDEDDCVERFQYYEDSSGKSILFVIKEPDTRGLQRGTPKKFALNTVHPAVSRRVVNCCQPPPGTR from the exons ATGGGTGCTCTCCGCCTGTTATGGGTGTGTGTTCTCATATTTACTGgaataacacacatttgtg CCTCAAATGTCTGCACCTCCAGAGGAGCCAGCACTTGTAAACAGTGTCTGGCCGTGCACCCCAGCTGTGCATGGTGCTTCCAGGAG GACTTTGGCCAGGGAGTTGCCAGATCTTCCCGCTGTGACCTGAAGAGTAACCTGGTGGCAGCAGGCTGTGCACCTTCAGCGATGGAGTCTCCAACCAGCAGGATGCAGGTGCTCGAGGACCGGCCGCTCAGCAACAAGGCGGCGGGGGCCACACAAGATGTCACTCAGATCAAGCCCCAGAAACTCCACATCACCCTCAGGCCAG ACGACGCTAAGCGCTTCACAGTGAAGGTGCGTCAGGTGGAGGACTACCCCGTGGATCTCTACTACCTCATGGACCTCTCCTACTCCATGAACGACGACCTCTTCCGCCTGAGGACGCTGGGCAAAGGCCTGGCCGAGGCCATGAACCGCACCACCAGCAACCTGCGCATGGGCTTCGGGGCCTTTGTGGACAAGCCGCTCTCTCCTTACATGTACATCTCGCCCAAAGAGGCCGTGAAGAACCCCTGCTACAg CATCAACACCACCTGTCTGCCCCAGTTTGGTTATAAACACGTTCTGTCTCTGACGGAAGAAGTGAGTCGCTTcacagaggaggtgaagaagcaGATGGTCTCCAGGAACCGAGACGCCCCAGAGGGAGGCTTTGATGCCATCATCCAGGCTGCAGTGTGCAag GAGCAGATCGGCTGGCGTCCCGGTGCCTCCCATCTCCTGATCTTCACCTCGGACGCAAAGACTCACATGGCTCTGGATGGCCGTCTGGCAGGGATCGTGCAGCCCAACGACGGGAAGTGCCACCTCGGCCCTGACAATATTTACAGCATGTCTACCACCATG GATTACCCATCTCTCGCTCTGATCACAGAGAAGATGTCGGAGAACAACATCAACCTCATCTTTGCTGTCACCAATCCCGTGGTTCCTCTGTACCAG AACTACAGTGAGTTGATTCCTGGCACCACAGTAGGAACGCTCTCCAATGACTCGGGCAACGTCATTCAGCTCATACTGAAGGCGTACGCT AAAATCCGTTCCAAGGTGGAGCTGGAGCTCCAGGACGTCCCAGAGGAGCTGTCCCTGTCCTTTAACGCCACCTGTCTGAACGGAGAGCTCATCCCGGGTCTCAGGTCCTGCTCTGGGCTGAAAATAGGAGACACG GTGTCGTTCAGCGTGGAGGCCAGAGCGCGTGGTTGCcccaaacagaagaagaaaaccttCATCATTAAGCCTGTGGGCTTCAAGGACTCCCTCTCCATTACCGTCACCTTCGAGTGTGACTGCAAGTGCCAGGCCAAAGCTCAGCCCAACAGCGACAAGTGTTACCACGGAAACGGCACCTTTGAGTGCGGCATATGCCTGTGCCACCCGGACCGCCTGGGCCCACACTGTGAGTGTGCAGAGGACGACTACAGTCCCACGGAGCAGGACCGCTGCAGTGGACCAGCAGGTGCTGGAGGGCCTCACTCAGCCGTCTGCAGTGGTCGTGGAGACTGTGTGTGCGGTCAGTGCGTGTGCCACAGCAGCGACTTTGGGAAGGTGTGGGGCAAGTTGTGCGAGTGTGACGACTTCAACTGCCTGCGCTTCAAGGGGGAACTCTGCTCAG GTCACGGTGTCTGTAACTGTGGTTTTTGTCAGTGTGCGCCCGACTGGCAAGGGGAGAACTGTAACTGCTCCAGACGCACTGACACCTGCATGTCCACCCTGGGTCTGCTGTGCAGTGGGAGGGGCCAGTGTGTATGCGGGGCCTGTGAGTGCACCCAGCCCGGTGCGTACGGGGTCACGTGTGACAAGTGCCCCACCTGCCCCGACGCCTGCACCATGAAGAA GGAGTGTGTGGAGTGTAAACACTTCAAGAGGGGCAAGCTGTTTGACGACAACACCTGCTCTCGAATCTGCAAGGATGAGATTGTGCTTGTGGATGAAATAG TGCTTCATGATACAAATGCCGTGAACTGCACTTACAAAGACGAGGACGACTGCGTGGAGCGTTTCCAGTACTATGAAGACTCCAGTGGAAAGTCCATCTTGTTTGTCATCAAAGAGCCAG aCACTCGTGGGTTGCAGAGAGGTACACCAAAAAAATTTGCCTTGAACACGGTGCACCCCGCCGTGTCAAGGAGGGTCGTAAACTGCTGCCAACCTCCTCCAGGAACACGCTGA
- the mfsd1l gene encoding major facilitator superfamily domain-containing protein 1, whose product MAQPAEKVYYRFVVLFFNCLLTFGSYFCFDIPSVLQDQFQGNLTCPNATVINGTVDCVEGLGMSPQQYNLLYAIYAWTNAVVVIFAGFLIDKLGNRFGVFLFSFLCVLGSALFALGSHFKGTPYLLPLMLTGRLLFGSGNGSLTIVQNRITAFWFKGKELALAFGLTLAFSRLGSVLNFFFTQRFEENYGMQWTLWGGAILCVLGFMSAVVVSILDKVGMRQLGLDGITQDESRKVRIQDVRLLSLRYWLLVLTIMFFYNGIFPFIADASKFIQDKYNDYSPKEAAYIAGAVYDSSLVLSASVGILIDFVGLRGVFALACAILTLPVFGLLAFTSVPPLVSTIWLGVTYSFAAASMWPSIPLVVPQASLGTAMGLATSVQMIGIGVSNLVVGQILGTESSETKIPFWRWQRMLIFMLANTVCCIITSVLLNIVDHRQSGTLNKTTKKSTQAASDSDTQPLNQEEEEEDENEDDGAVSSRSIN is encoded by the exons ATGGCGCAGccggcagagaagg TGTATTACCGCTTCGTGGTGCTGTTCTTCAACTGTCTGCTGACATTTGGCTCCTACTTCTGCTTTGACATACCCAGCGTTTTGCAGGATCAGTTCCAAGGG AACCTGACCTGTCCCAATGCAACAGTGATCAATGGGACAGTGGACTGTGTGGAGGGACTGGGGATGAGCCCTCAGCAGTACAATCTTCTCTATGCTATCTATGCTTGGAc GAATGCAGTGGTGGTGATCTTTGCTGGGTTCCTGATTGACAAATTAGGAAATCGTT TCGGGGTgttcctcttctctttcctgtgtgttttgggcTCTGCCCTGTTTGCACTGGGTTCCCACTTCAAAGGGACTCCCTATCTGCTGCCACTGATGCTCACAGGACGGCTGCTGTTTGGATCAGGCAATGGATCTCTGACCA TCGTTCAGAACCGAATCACAGCGTTCTGGTTCAAAGGGAAGGAGCTGGCCTTGGCCTTTGGTCTGACCCTGGCCTTCTCACGCCTCGGTTCAGTTTTGAACTTCTTCTTCACCCAGAGGTTTGAAGAAAATTATGGCATGCAGTGGACGCTCTGGGGAG gtGCCATATTATGCGTGCTGGGCTTTATGTCTGCCGTCGTAGTCAGTATACTCGACAAGGTTGGAATGAGGCAGCTGGGACTGGATGGAATCACCCAAGACGAATCTCGCAAAGTG aggatcCAGGATGTCCGGCTTCTGTCACTAAGATATTGGCTGCTGGTTCTCACCATCATGTTTTTCTACAATGGCATCTTCCCATTCATTGCGGATGCCAG TAAGTTCATTCAGGACAAATACAATGACTACAGTCCGAAGGAAGCAGCCTATATTGCTGGGGCTGTGTATGACAGCTCACTGGTCCTCTCAGCCAGCGTGGGCATTCTCATA gatTTTGTAGGTCTGCGGGGTGTGTTTGCACTGGCCTGTGCCATCCTCACACTCCCTGTGTTTGGACTCCTGGCCTTCACCTCCGTCCCTCCTCTGGTCTCCACCATATGGCTGGGCGTCACCTACTCCTTTGCTGCT GCGAGTATGTGGCCATCTATTCCACTCGTCGTGCCTCAGGCGAGCCTGGGAACAGCCATGGGCCTGGCCACCTCCGTACAGATGATTGGGATTGGAGTGTCTAATCTGGTTGTTGGTCAGATTTTAGGCACCGAGTCTAG TGAAACAAAGATTCCATTTTGGCGCTGGCAGAGGATGCTGATCTTCATGTTGGCCAACACCGTTTGCTGCATCATCACCTCAGTGCTGCTGAATATTGTCGACCACAGACAG agtGGAACCCTGAACAAGACGACAAAGAAGTCGACACAGGCTGCGAGTGACTCGGACACTCAGCCCCTCaaccaggaagaagaagaagaagatgaaaacGAGGATGATGGGGCTGTGAGCTCTCGCTCAATCAACTAA